The Caulifigura coniformis genome includes a region encoding these proteins:
- a CDS encoding SdrD B-like domain-containing protein, whose product MVPPLPTDLDLSKTFQLASLPGATKTIFLDFDGHVTSGTYWNSKYRPGKISIATPPYTIDDSYAFSDIELATIQAIWQRVAEDFAPFDVNVTTIEPSSADLVRSGVGDDRWGMRVNIGGSYMDWLRQKAGGIAIVGSFGGSADVGAFVFTEHRFGAEKYTADCISHEVGHTLGLSHKGAPGSVYYSGHGSGDTGWAPLMGASYNQPLSQWSRGEYAGATNRLDELKTITTGKGVNYRVDDYGSSRTSASMLPIDGIEGDVRRVQVSGLIEKNTDQDWFVFATTGGLLSLDFLPAARGANLDILASLYDASGNLVASSNPADRIDARLELELPAGVYSIMVDGVGARSVSDGYSDYGSLGQYTISGTIAGSGAVAGELPAGGWISGSIWNDVDRDGVTDSNDRGLEGILVFLDLDGDGLFNPEIETSTTTDAAGRYSFCGLAAGSYRVTAGLAGDWLPTGGGVDWNRTAVVPEFGLVENVDFAAFVPPLMVDDVTDVSVDVRSKQTRVAGGAMLHDPDTSSFAGSRISIQMSAGATSSDRLFVAAGMSSAGTLTIVKSTIRIDGRAVATFTGGSGTKTLVITFNAAATREIVEAVVQSIAYRTTSSRVPPVAKSVSMSLLESNGTRSNVLLKSLSLWKSV is encoded by the coding sequence ATGGTCCCGCCACTCCCGACGGACCTCGACCTGTCGAAGACGTTCCAGCTCGCAAGTCTGCCTGGCGCCACGAAAACGATCTTTCTCGACTTCGATGGGCACGTCACCTCGGGGACGTACTGGAACTCCAAGTACAGGCCGGGGAAGATCAGCATCGCGACTCCCCCGTACACCATCGACGACAGCTACGCGTTCAGCGACATCGAGCTGGCCACGATCCAGGCAATCTGGCAGCGTGTCGCGGAGGACTTCGCACCGTTCGACGTCAATGTGACGACGATTGAGCCTTCCTCGGCCGACCTGGTCCGCTCCGGCGTGGGCGACGATCGCTGGGGAATGCGGGTCAATATCGGCGGCTCCTACATGGACTGGCTGCGGCAGAAAGCCGGCGGCATTGCCATCGTCGGGTCGTTCGGCGGATCGGCCGACGTCGGAGCGTTTGTCTTCACCGAGCATCGCTTCGGGGCGGAGAAATACACGGCCGACTGCATCAGCCATGAAGTCGGCCATACGCTCGGCCTGTCGCACAAGGGAGCGCCTGGCAGTGTTTACTACAGCGGACACGGCTCGGGCGACACGGGCTGGGCTCCGCTGATGGGGGCGTCGTACAACCAGCCTCTCAGCCAGTGGAGCCGGGGGGAATATGCCGGGGCCACCAACCGCCTGGATGAACTGAAGACGATCACCACGGGCAAAGGCGTCAACTATCGGGTCGACGACTACGGCAGTTCGCGGACTTCGGCCTCCATGCTTCCGATCGACGGCATTGAGGGAGACGTGCGGCGAGTGCAAGTTTCCGGGCTGATTGAAAAGAACACCGACCAGGATTGGTTTGTGTTCGCCACAACTGGCGGCCTGCTGTCGCTCGACTTTCTTCCGGCCGCGCGGGGCGCGAACCTCGACATTCTCGCGAGCCTCTACGACGCCAGCGGCAATCTCGTTGCCTCCAGCAATCCTGCCGACCGCATTGACGCCCGCCTGGAACTCGAGCTGCCGGCCGGCGTGTACTCCATCATGGTGGACGGCGTCGGCGCCCGGAGCGTCAGCGACGGCTATAGCGACTATGGAAGCCTCGGACAGTACACGATTTCGGGAACGATCGCCGGGAGCGGCGCGGTCGCCGGCGAGCTTCCCGCAGGGGGCTGGATTTCCGGATCGATCTGGAACGATGTCGACCGCGATGGCGTGACTGACTCGAACGATCGCGGCCTCGAGGGGATTCTTGTTTTTCTCGACCTCGATGGAGACGGGCTATTCAATCCTGAGATCGAGACTTCCACGACGACTGACGCCGCGGGGCGATATTCCTTCTGCGGACTTGCCGCGGGCAGCTACCGGGTCACCGCGGGTCTGGCTGGAGACTGGCTGCCGACGGGCGGCGGCGTCGACTGGAACCGAACGGCCGTCGTGCCGGAGTTCGGCCTCGTGGAGAACGTCGATTTCGCGGCCTTCGTTCCCCCGCTGATGGTGGACGACGTGACGGATGTGTCCGTTGACGTTCGTTCGAAACAGACCCGGGTCGCCGGCGGAGCCATGCTCCACGATCCCGACACGTCGAGCTTCGCCGGTTCGCGCATCTCGATCCAGATGTCAGCCGGCGCCACATCATCGGACCGACTGTTCGTCGCGGCCGGAATGTCGTCGGCGGGTACGTTGACGATCGTCAAATCGACCATCCGCATCGATGGCCGTGCGGTGGCGACGTTCACTGGCGGATCGGGCACCAAGACGCTTGTCATTACGTTCAACGCAGCCGCCACGCGCGAAATCGTCGAGGCCGTGGTTCAATCCATTGCGTACCGGACGACCAGCAGCCGCGTGCCGCCCGTCGCCAAATCCGTTTCCATGTCGTTGCTGGAATCGAACGGAACCCGCAGTAACGTGCTTCTGAAGTCACTCAGCCTGTGGAAGAGCGTCTGA
- the nadD gene encoding nicotinate-nucleotide adenylyltransferase, which produces MRLGLYGGTFDPVHFGHLLLAETCREVARLDEVWFIPTGTPPHKPGVEIAPAKSRREMLELAIAGLPQFQVSRLEIDRPGPHYTVDTLRLVREQRPEDELFLLIGKDSLFDLPTWRDPRAISELANIVAVNRTSRSWDKDFEDARFKQFGRPEPVNPYLFSADVEITGHPGLVFEVDFVTMPQMDISATDLRQRVAAERSIRFQTPRAVEQYIRAHRLYRTPVTAENAVPPKAAH; this is translated from the coding sequence ATGCGTCTCGGACTCTACGGCGGAACCTTCGACCCCGTCCACTTCGGACACCTGCTCCTGGCAGAGACCTGCCGGGAGGTCGCGAGGCTCGATGAGGTCTGGTTTATTCCGACCGGGACCCCGCCTCACAAGCCGGGTGTGGAGATCGCCCCCGCGAAATCCCGCCGCGAGATGCTGGAGCTGGCGATCGCGGGCCTGCCGCAGTTTCAGGTGTCGCGCCTCGAAATCGACCGTCCTGGACCGCATTACACGGTGGATACTCTGCGGCTGGTTCGCGAACAGCGGCCGGAGGATGAACTGTTTCTCCTCATCGGCAAGGACTCGCTGTTCGACCTGCCGACCTGGAGAGACCCCAGGGCGATTTCGGAACTGGCGAATATCGTCGCAGTGAACCGGACAAGCCGGTCGTGGGACAAAGACTTTGAAGACGCCCGCTTCAAACAGTTTGGCAGGCCCGAGCCGGTGAATCCCTACCTGTTCTCCGCGGATGTGGAGATCACGGGTCATCCCGGACTCGTCTTCGAAGTCGATTTCGTCACGATGCCGCAGATGGACATCTCGGCGACCGATCTGCGGCAGAGGGTCGCCGCCGAGCGGAGCATCCGGTTCCAGACGCCGCGGGCCGTGGAGCAATACATCCGGGCCCACCGGCTTTACCGGACTCCAGTGACAGCCGAAAACGCTGTCCCCCCGAAGGCTGCCCATTGA
- the truD gene encoding tRNA pseudouridine(13) synthase TruD has product MPARSAIGYLTPGELSTGGELKTSPEDFVVEELPAYLPGGAGEHLYLWIEKRDVSADFLLDQLARALNISRGDIGTAGIKDRRAVTRQWVSVPARCAALIPELAIDGVRVLESALHGNKLRTGHLVGNRFEIRLRGINDSATAVVPQLVEQLRTRGIPNLYGDQRFGIENQTLSLGLSILRGERSPRSIPYAKRKFLLRLALSAVQSALFNEALAERLRAGTIDKVQTGDVMQVVASGGCFVAEDPAVEQPRRDSGETVITGPMFGPRMKSPEGDVREFESGLLARWGFEAAAFEKFPDLTSGTRRPYLVPAGDLEATVDGDGLLLKFQLPAGAYATSVVREFLKGDRGFPCGP; this is encoded by the coding sequence ATGCCCGCCAGGTCAGCGATCGGGTATCTGACCCCTGGCGAGCTCTCAACCGGAGGGGAACTCAAGACCTCTCCCGAGGACTTCGTCGTCGAGGAGCTTCCGGCCTACCTCCCGGGAGGCGCGGGCGAGCACCTGTACCTGTGGATCGAAAAACGGGATGTCAGCGCCGATTTCCTGCTGGACCAACTCGCTCGTGCCCTGAACATCTCCCGCGGCGACATCGGGACTGCCGGCATCAAGGACCGCAGGGCCGTCACGAGGCAATGGGTCTCGGTCCCCGCGCGCTGTGCGGCCCTGATCCCTGAACTCGCGATCGACGGCGTTCGCGTGCTCGAGTCGGCCCTGCATGGAAACAAGTTGCGGACCGGCCACCTGGTCGGGAACCGGTTCGAAATCCGCCTCCGCGGGATCAACGACTCGGCCACGGCAGTCGTTCCGCAGCTCGTGGAACAACTGAGGACGCGGGGCATTCCCAATCTGTATGGCGACCAGCGGTTCGGAATCGAAAACCAGACCCTCTCGCTGGGACTGTCGATCCTTCGCGGCGAACGTTCTCCACGTTCGATTCCCTACGCAAAACGCAAGTTCCTGCTCAGGCTCGCCCTGTCGGCCGTACAGTCCGCCCTGTTCAACGAAGCCCTGGCCGAGCGCCTGCGTGCCGGGACAATCGACAAGGTGCAGACAGGGGACGTGATGCAGGTTGTCGCCAGCGGCGGCTGCTTTGTGGCGGAGGACCCGGCCGTCGAACAACCACGCCGGGACAGCGGTGAAACGGTGATCACAGGTCCGATGTTCGGCCCGCGGATGAAGTCGCCCGAGGGGGACGTCCGGGAGTTCGAATCGGGCCTGCTTGCCCGCTGGGGATTCGAGGCCGCGGCCTTCGAGAAGTTCCCCGATCTGACGTCGGGGACCCGCCGGCCCTACCTGGTACCGGCAGGCGACCTGGAGGCGACGGTGGATGGCGATGGGCTGCTCCTGAAGTTTCAATTGCCGGCGGGCGCCTACGCCACGTCGGTCGTGAGGGAATTCCTGAAGGGGGATCGCGGTTTTCCCTGCGGGCCGTAA
- a CDS encoding Gfo/Idh/MocA family protein: MAVEKIRIGIIGAGANTRLRHIPGFRALKNVEIVGVVNRTPQSTARVAQEYGIPQQFSDWRQLVESPDIDAVMIGAWPNLHCGATVAALESGKHVLCEARMSRNLGEARQMLEASKARPELVAQIVPSPYGLACGPAVSQLLSSHYLGTLREVIVIGADDQFWDYSKPLHWRQDEKISGKNVLSLGILHETLMRWVPPIKKLYAQGTVVEETRPVPEESRMANCTVPDNLQVVAQFENNIRGIYHMSGVAMFGPGKQIHLYGSRGTIRIYFGERERVMIGHSGEAAMHEATIPDDMLGRWRVEEEFIGAIRGTESVKLNDFATAVKSMEFVEAVAVSRAEDRSVTLPL, from the coding sequence ATGGCTGTCGAAAAGATTCGCATTGGCATCATCGGAGCAGGAGCGAACACCCGGCTCCGGCACATCCCGGGCTTCCGGGCGCTCAAGAACGTCGAAATCGTCGGTGTCGTGAACCGGACGCCGCAGTCGACCGCGCGCGTCGCTCAGGAGTACGGCATTCCGCAGCAGTTCAGCGACTGGCGCCAGCTCGTCGAAAGCCCCGACATCGACGCCGTCATGATCGGCGCCTGGCCGAATCTACATTGCGGCGCAACGGTCGCGGCTCTCGAATCGGGAAAACACGTCCTGTGCGAAGCGCGCATGTCGCGCAACCTGGGCGAAGCCAGGCAGATGCTCGAGGCCTCGAAAGCCCGTCCCGAACTCGTCGCCCAGATCGTCCCGAGTCCCTATGGACTCGCCTGCGGCCCGGCCGTCTCGCAGCTGCTCAGCTCGCACTATCTCGGGACGCTGCGGGAGGTGATCGTCATCGGGGCCGATGACCAGTTCTGGGATTACAGCAAGCCCCTGCACTGGCGTCAGGACGAAAAGATCAGCGGGAAGAACGTGCTGTCGCTCGGGATTCTCCACGAAACGCTGATGCGCTGGGTTCCCCCGATCAAGAAACTTTACGCCCAGGGGACGGTCGTCGAAGAGACCCGGCCCGTTCCTGAAGAATCGCGGATGGCGAACTGCACCGTCCCCGACAACCTGCAGGTTGTGGCCCAGTTCGAGAACAACATCCGCGGGATTTACCACATGAGCGGCGTCGCCATGTTCGGCCCCGGGAAGCAGATTCACCTCTACGGAAGCCGCGGCACGATCCGCATCTATTTCGGGGAACGCGAACGGGTGATGATCGGCCATTCCGGCGAAGCGGCGATGCACGAGGCGACCATCCCGGATGACATGCTGGGCCGCTGGCGCGTCGAGGAAGAGTTCATCGGGGCGATCCGCGGGACGGAGTCCGTGAAGCTCAATGACTTCGCCACGGCGGTAAAGTCCATGGAGTTTGTGGAAGCGGTCGCCGTCAGCCGGGCCGAAGACCGATCCGTCACGCTGCCGCTCTGA
- a CDS encoding FmdB family zinc ribbon protein: MPLFEFHCPPCRSQFELLVRNSEKPACPECGSVKIEKLLSAPARPSANGSSLPIASSCPPPSHGPCGTGCCRLPG, encoded by the coding sequence ATGCCACTCTTCGAATTCCACTGCCCGCCGTGCAGGTCCCAGTTCGAGCTGCTTGTTCGCAACAGCGAGAAGCCCGCCTGCCCGGAATGCGGGAGCGTGAAGATTGAAAAGCTCCTGAGTGCCCCGGCCCGTCCGTCGGCGAATGGATCGTCGCTGCCGATCGCCTCCAGTTGCCCGCCGCCGTCCCACGGACCGTGCGGGACCGGCTGTTGCCGGCTGCCCGGTTGA
- a CDS encoding NAD(P)/FAD-dependent oxidoreductase, with the protein MMAAAKVTETDVVVIGGGPGGSTVSTVLADRGLKVELFERDLYPRFHIGESLIPETYWVFKRIGMLDKMKKSAFVKKYSVQFVNSQGKESAPFYFHDNKPHECSQTWQVIRSDFDTMMLDNAREHGVNVHQPARVLEVLFEGERAVGVKVQQDGETREVRAKAVVDASGQSTMLQNRLKLRKWDPILNKGAIWTYWRGAYRDTGRDEGATVVIQTPDKKGWFWYIPQHDGTMSVGVVAPFDDLFKGRGSHEQVYNEEVERCPAVKRRIEGAERATGYFATKDYSYRSSKAAGDGWVMVGDAYGFLDPLYSSGVLLALKSGELAGDAIADGIAAGDTSGEKLGAWSENFNKGVDRMRRLVCEYYDGFSFGRFIKKFPQYRNMITDLLIGDLFDDRVDEIWAPLESTYVEGKHEIPKWNDEPPEVIRDNKVNELFLPEGELR; encoded by the coding sequence ATGATGGCTGCAGCGAAGGTGACTGAGACGGATGTGGTCGTGATCGGCGGCGGGCCGGGCGGCTCGACGGTTTCGACAGTGCTCGCCGACCGAGGCCTGAAGGTCGAGCTGTTCGAGCGCGATCTCTATCCCCGGTTCCACATCGGCGAGTCGCTGATTCCCGAGACCTACTGGGTCTTCAAGCGAATCGGCATGCTCGACAAGATGAAGAAGAGCGCCTTCGTCAAGAAATACAGCGTGCAGTTCGTCAATTCGCAGGGGAAGGAATCGGCCCCGTTCTACTTCCACGACAACAAGCCGCATGAGTGTTCGCAGACCTGGCAGGTCATCCGGAGCGACTTTGACACGATGATGCTCGACAACGCCCGCGAGCATGGCGTGAATGTGCATCAGCCGGCCCGCGTGCTGGAGGTGCTCTTCGAAGGGGAACGGGCAGTTGGCGTAAAGGTGCAGCAGGATGGCGAGACGCGGGAAGTCCGTGCGAAGGCCGTCGTCGACGCAAGCGGCCAGTCGACGATGCTGCAGAACCGCCTCAAACTCCGGAAGTGGGATCCGATTCTCAACAAGGGAGCAATCTGGACGTACTGGAGGGGGGCGTATCGCGACACCGGCCGTGACGAGGGAGCGACGGTCGTCATCCAGACACCCGACAAGAAGGGCTGGTTCTGGTACATCCCGCAGCATGACGGCACGATGAGCGTGGGCGTGGTCGCCCCGTTCGACGATCTCTTCAAAGGTCGTGGCTCCCACGAGCAGGTGTACAACGAAGAAGTGGAGCGCTGCCCCGCCGTGAAACGGCGGATCGAGGGGGCGGAGCGGGCGACCGGCTACTTCGCCACGAAGGATTACTCCTATCGTTCCAGCAAGGCCGCCGGCGATGGCTGGGTGATGGTCGGCGACGCCTATGGATTCCTCGACCCGCTCTACTCGTCGGGCGTGCTGCTCGCCCTGAAGTCGGGCGAACTGGCGGGCGATGCGATTGCCGATGGCATCGCCGCAGGCGATACGTCAGGCGAGAAGCTCGGCGCCTGGAGTGAGAATTTCAACAAGGGGGTCGACCGCATGCGGCGGCTCGTGTGCGAATACTACGACGGGTTCAGCTTCGGCCGGTTCATCAAGAAGTTTCCGCAGTACCGGAACATGATTACCGACCTGCTGATCGGCGACCTGTTTGACGACCGGGTCGACGAGATCTGGGCGCCGCTCGAATCGACCTACGTGGAAGGAAAGCACGAAATCCCGAAGTGGAACGATGAGCCGCCGGAGGTGATTCGCGACAATAAGGTGAACGAGCTGTTCCTCCCCGAAGGAGAGCTGCGCTGA
- a CDS encoding MarR family winged helix-turn-helix transcriptional regulator — protein MVKHAAPSPKRPPAKFDSLEQEVFLGLWRTYDRLKAFEDELFARYELTAQQYNLLRLLGNVFPAALPTLELAGRLVSRAPDITRMLDKLEQRSLVHRERPPEDRRVVHVGLTEAGVKLLEALSEPLRKCHEKQLGHLSKTDLKSLSTLLRSARSVHEGEQSVWQ, from the coding sequence ATGGTCAAACATGCCGCCCCCTCCCCGAAGCGTCCGCCGGCGAAATTCGATTCGCTCGAACAGGAAGTCTTCCTCGGACTCTGGCGGACTTACGATCGCCTCAAGGCCTTCGAAGATGAACTCTTTGCCCGCTACGAACTGACGGCCCAGCAATACAACCTCCTGCGGCTCCTTGGAAATGTGTTCCCAGCCGCCCTGCCGACGCTTGAACTCGCCGGCCGCCTTGTTTCCCGGGCCCCCGACATCACCCGCATGCTGGACAAGCTCGAGCAACGCAGCCTCGTTCACCGTGAGCGGCCTCCGGAAGACCGGCGAGTGGTGCATGTCGGTTTGACCGAGGCCGGCGTGAAGTTGCTGGAAGCTCTGAGCGAGCCTCTGCGGAAGTGTCACGAAAAGCAGCTGGGACATCTCTCGAAAACGGACCTGAAGAGCCTTTCGACGCTGTTGCGGTCGGCCCGTTCGGTTCATGAGGGCGAGCAGAGTGTCTGGCAGTGA
- a CDS encoding MotA/TolQ/ExbB proton channel family protein yields the protein MQRLRTWRTLLVIAAALILLLAGPIDAFAAEDAPARHGAIFQEGRLNVRELLRAGGLIGYVTIFLSLGMVALIVEQVLTVRRGTLMPRGLPEDAHKLISAGKYPEAEALTRDHPSFLGFLIATGLQDVDLGYASVEKAMEDAAVEQSARLLRKVEYFTVIAAVGPLLGLMGTVWGMIQAFAEFAERANPSPADFAPSISEALVTTFFGISVAVPAVCCFAFFRNRVDELTAEATITAGHVMAPLKRALVTRARPVAPAAVRPDAPRPAVPPVVAEREPRR from the coding sequence ATGCAACGCCTCCGGACGTGGCGAACGCTGCTTGTCATCGCTGCGGCCCTGATCCTCCTGCTGGCCGGGCCGATCGACGCCTTTGCTGCCGAAGATGCCCCAGCGCGTCACGGCGCCATCTTCCAGGAAGGGCGTCTCAACGTCCGTGAACTTCTCCGCGCCGGCGGGCTCATCGGGTACGTCACCATCTTCCTCAGCCTCGGAATGGTGGCCCTCATCGTCGAGCAGGTGCTCACGGTCCGTCGGGGAACCCTGATGCCCCGCGGCCTCCCCGAAGACGCCCACAAGCTAATCTCGGCCGGGAAGTATCCCGAGGCCGAAGCCCTCACCCGCGACCATCCCAGCTTTCTGGGGTTCCTCATCGCGACGGGTCTGCAGGATGTCGATCTTGGCTATGCCTCCGTCGAGAAGGCGATGGAGGACGCGGCCGTCGAACAGTCGGCCCGCCTCCTGCGCAAGGTCGAGTACTTCACCGTCATCGCGGCCGTCGGCCCCCTCCTCGGGCTGATGGGAACCGTCTGGGGCATGATCCAGGCGTTCGCCGAATTCGCAGAACGCGCCAACCCGAGCCCGGCCGATTTCGCCCCCTCTATTTCCGAAGCACTCGTCACGACGTTCTTCGGAATCTCCGTCGCTGTGCCGGCCGTCTGTTGCTTCGCCTTTTTCCGCAACCGGGTCGACGAACTGACTGCGGAAGCCACGATCACCGCCGGTCACGTTATGGCCCCTCTCAAGCGGGCACTGGTCACCCGAGCCCGCCCGGTCGCGCCGGCCGCTGTGCGTCCCGACGCCCCACGGCCAGCCGTTCCGCCGGTGGTCGCGGAGCGGGAGCCGCGGCGATGA
- a CDS encoding ExbD/TolR family protein: MRVPVRRRRGDLGFNLTPMIDVVFNLIVFFLVASHFSHAESEAPISLPVASQAGSNNVDPNRLTITVTATGEWSVAGRAVTLEEIDTMIRGGAEANPVNYSVHIRGDRAVRYEFIEPLLLASARNNVTSVRFNVVSP, from the coding sequence ATGAGAGTTCCGGTTCGCAGGCGGCGCGGCGACCTGGGGTTCAATCTCACTCCGATGATCGATGTCGTCTTCAACCTGATCGTCTTTTTTCTGGTCGCCTCACATTTTTCGCACGCCGAAAGTGAAGCCCCGATCTCGCTGCCGGTCGCCAGCCAGGCCGGTTCCAACAACGTCGATCCGAACCGGCTCACAATTACGGTCACGGCGACTGGCGAGTGGAGCGTCGCCGGCCGCGCGGTGACGCTCGAGGAAATCGACACCATGATCCGCGGCGGTGCGGAAGCGAATCCCGTCAACTACAGCGTGCACATCCGGGGGGACCGTGCGGTCCGCTACGAGTTCATCGAGCCGCTGCTTCTCGCCAGCGCTCGGAACAATGTGACCAGCGTCCGCTTCAACGTCGTCAGTCCCTGA
- a CDS encoding ExbD/TolR family protein gives MRAPRSSLAGLDRDYGGMTPMIDVVFNLLIFFVVGAGSFAADKLLATKLSASSGKVTSAQAATERPAGAVTVNLALKLDRAGHAVVDMNGTTYSDRQHLKSQLRALAEIRPDSPINLDVASDVALGDMIDIYDACRAAGFETINFVTDAPAG, from the coding sequence GTGCGCGCACCCCGAAGTTCACTGGCTGGCCTCGATCGCGATTATGGCGGAATGACGCCGATGATCGACGTCGTGTTCAACCTGCTGATTTTCTTCGTTGTCGGCGCGGGCTCGTTTGCGGCCGACAAACTGCTGGCCACGAAGCTCTCCGCCTCGAGCGGCAAGGTCACGTCGGCCCAGGCCGCGACGGAACGACCCGCCGGGGCGGTCACGGTCAACCTGGCGCTCAAGCTCGATCGTGCGGGGCACGCCGTCGTCGACATGAACGGCACGACCTACAGCGACCGGCAGCATCTGAAATCGCAGTTAAGGGCGCTCGCCGAAATCCGCCCGGACAGCCCAATCAATCTCGACGTCGCGTCGGACGTGGCGCTGGGCGACATGATCGACATCTACGACGCCTGCCGGGCGGCCGGATTTGAAACGATCAACTTCGTGACGGACGCTCCGGCCGGATAA
- a CDS encoding GNAT family N-acetyltransferase, which yields MSSSITIRPALQSDLPEILRLVRGLARFEKLEDQFVATTDDFEKALFGKTRSAEIWLGERDGTAIGYVTLFQTFSTFLGKPGLYLEDLYIEEEHRGQGFGSQLFEHVVKLAQERGCGRLEWSALDWNERAITFYKARGARMLDDWRLFRLDGAALAKS from the coding sequence ATGTCCTCATCGATCACCATCCGCCCCGCACTCCAGTCCGATCTGCCGGAGATCCTGAGGCTCGTCCGCGGACTGGCCCGTTTCGAAAAGCTGGAAGACCAGTTCGTTGCGACGACTGACGATTTCGAGAAAGCCCTGTTCGGGAAAACCCGATCCGCCGAAATCTGGCTGGGGGAACGGGACGGCACGGCGATCGGATACGTGACGCTTTTTCAAACCTTTTCAACATTTCTTGGCAAACCCGGACTTTACCTCGAAGACCTCTACATCGAGGAGGAACATCGGGGGCAGGGCTTCGGGTCGCAGCTGTTCGAGCATGTCGTGAAGCTGGCGCAGGAGCGCGGCTGCGGCCGCCTGGAATGGTCGGCGCTCGATTGGAACGAACGGGCGATCACGTTCTACAAGGCCCGCGGCGCTCGCATGCTGGATGACTGGCGACTGTTCCGGCTGGACGGGGCCGCGCTGGCGAAATCCTGA